The following proteins are co-located in the Macaca thibetana thibetana isolate TM-01 chromosome 6, ASM2454274v1, whole genome shotgun sequence genome:
- the DRD1 gene encoding D(1A) dopamine receptor, with protein MRTLNTSAMDGTGLVVERDFSVRILTACFLSLLILSTLLGNTLVCAAVIRFRHLRSKVTNFFVISLAVSDLLVAVLVMPWKAVAEIAGFWPFGSFCNIWVAFDIMCSTASILNLCVISVDRYWAISSPFRYERKMTPKAAFILISVAWTLSVLISFIPVQLSWHKAKPTSPSDGNATSLAETIDNCDSSLSRTYAISSSVISFYIPVAIMIVTYTRIYRIAQKQIRRIAALERAAVHAKNCQTTTGNGKPVECSQPESSFKMSFKRETKVLKTLSVIMGVFVCCWLPFFILNCILPFCGSGETQPFCIDSITFDVFVWFGWANSSLNPIIYAFNADFRKAFSTLLGCYRLCPATNNAIETVSINNNGAAMFSSHHEPRGSISKECNLVYLIPHAVGSSEDLKKEEAAGIARPLEKLSPALSVILDYDTDVSLEKIQPITQNGQHPT; from the coding sequence ATGAGGACTCTGAACACCTCTGCCATGGACGGGACTGGGCTGGTGGTGGAGAGGGACTTCTCTGTTCGTATCCTCACTGCCTGTTTCCTGTCGCTGCTCATCCTGTCCACGCTCCTGGGGAACACGCTGGTCTGTGCTGCCGTTATCAGGTTCCGACACCTGCGGTCCAAGGTTACCAACTTCTTTGTCATCTCCTTGGCCGTGTCAGATCTCTTGGTGGCCGTCTTGGTCATGCCCTGGAAAGCAGTGGCTGAGATTGCTGGCTTCTGGCCCTTTGGGTCCTTCTGTAACATCTGGGTGGCCTTTGACATCATGTGCTCCACCGCGTCCATCCTCAACCTCTGTGTGATCAGCGTGGACAGGTACTGGGCTATCTCCAGCCCTTTCCGGTATGAGAGAAAGATGACCCCCAAGGCAGCCTTCATCCTGATCAGTGTGGCATGGACCTTGTCTGTACTCATCTCCTTCATCCCAGTGCAGCTCAGCTGGCACAAGGCAAAACCCACCAGCCCCTCTGATGGGAATGCCACTTCCCTGGCTGAGACCATAGACAACTGTGATTCCAGCCTCAGCAGGACATATGCCATCTCATCCTCTGTAATAAGTTTTTACATCCCTGTGGCCATCATGATTGTCACGTACACCAGGATCTACAGGATTGCTCAGAAACAAATACGGCGCATTGCGGCCTTGGAGAGGGCAGCAGTCCATGCCAAGAATTGCCAGACCACCACAGGTAATGGAAAGCCTGTCGAATGTTCTCAACCGGAAAGTTCTTTTAAGATGTCCTTCAAAAGAGAAACTAAAGTCCTGAAGACTCTGTCAGTGATCATGGGCGTGTTTGTGTGCTGTTGGCTACCTTTCTTCATCCTGAACTGCATTTTGCCGTTCTGCGGGTCTGGGGAGACGCAGCCCTTCTGCATCGATTCCATCACCTTTGACGTGTTTGTGTGGTTTGGGTGGGCTAATTCATCCTTGAACCCCATCATTTATGCCTTTAATGCTGATTTTCGGAAGGCATTTTCAACCCTCTTAGGATGCTACAGACTTTGCCCGGCGACAAATAATGCCATAGAGACGGTGAGTATCAATAACAATGGGGCCGCGATGTTTTCCAGCCATCACGAGCCACGAGGTTCTATCTCCAAGGAGTGCAATCTGGTTTACCTGATCCCACATGCTGTGGGCTCCTCTGAGGACCTGAAAAAGGAGGAGGCAGCTGGAATCGCCAGACCCTTGGAGAAGCTGTCCCCAGCCCTATCGGTCATATTGGACTATGACACTGACGTCTCTCTGGAGAAGATCCAACCCATCACACAAAACGGACAGCACCCAACTTGA